CAAAAAGCCGGAGTACGATATCAATACTGTATTTGTGTCCAGGAACCATGCAGAGCGGCACCATGCTACCTGCTATGTACATAACGGTCTTGATCCGGAAGATTATGGACGTCCGACATTTAAAAAGAAAAACTACCTCCATTTTCTAGGTAAAGCAGCCTGGAGAGTGAAAAACGTTAAAGGAGCCATAGAAGTAGCCCAAAAGAGTGGCAATAAGCTCCATGTCATTGGCGGTTCTAGGGTGAACTTTCACATGGGCTTCAGGTTTACCATTGACCCAAACATGCGCTTCCACGGCATGATTGGCGGTGAAAAGAAGAACAAAGTAATGCAGGAGTCCAAAGGCCTCTTGTTTCCCGTGATATGGCATGAGCCTTTTGGTATCGCCATTACCGAGAGCATGTATTTTGGTTGTCCTGTATTTGCCACGCCTTATGGCTCTATACCGGAAATTGTAGATAAAGAGTCAGGGTTTCTGACGGCGAACAAAGAAGAGCTGATCAACTACCTTAAAGACC
This region of Fulvivirga ulvae genomic DNA includes:
- a CDS encoding glycosyltransferase; translation: MKILIVFDKTIPVAKYGGIQRIVWWLGKELVRQGHKVIFLVGEGSSCPFAEVKIYNPEKPLREQIPDEVDLVHSYIPVMEELNKPYLVHMESNTKKPEYDINTVFVSRNHAERHHATCYVHNGLDPEDYGRPTFKKKNYLHFLGKAAWRVKNVKGAIEVAQKSGNKLHVIGGSRVNFHMGFRFTIDPNMRFHGMIGGEKKNKVMQESKGLLFPVIWHEPFGIAITESMYFGCPVFATPYGSIPEIVDKESGFLTANKEELINYLKDPADFNYQGIHERVMEYFSITPMANSFLKLYEKIMNGETLNASKPYFEKDSEPKFLPFA